A genomic window from Prochlorococcus sp. RS04 includes:
- the ndhM gene encoding NAD(P)H-quinone oxidoreductase subunit M → MEKMLLKSTTRHVRIFTAEVVDEELKFHPNKLTLDLDPDNEFIWNEDSLNKINEKFNELIKERAGKDLDDYELRKIGSEIEGLIKFLLQNGQLSYNPDCRVMNYSMGLPKTNEVL, encoded by the coding sequence ATGGAAAAAATGCTTTTAAAATCGACTACTAGGCATGTAAGAATTTTTACTGCCGAAGTGGTAGATGAAGAATTAAAGTTTCATCCCAATAAACTAACTCTTGATTTAGATCCCGATAACGAATTTATTTGGAACGAAGATTCTCTAAACAAAATAAATGAAAAATTCAATGAATTAATAAAAGAGAGAGCAGGAAAGGATTTAGATGATTATGAACTTCGAAAAATAGGATCAGAAATCGAAGGTCTAATTAAATTTTTGCTTCAAAACGGTCAGCTTAGTTATAACCCTGATTGTAGAGTCATGAATTATTCAATGGGTTTACCAAAAACTAATGAAGTACTGTGA
- the pds gene encoding 15-cis-phytoene desaturase, whose product MRVVIAGAGLAGLSCAKYLVDNGHIPIVLEARDVLGGKVAAWKDEDGDWYETGLHIFFGAYPNMLQLFKELDIEDRLQWKSHSMIFNQPSEPGTYSRFDFPDIPAPVNGVSAILSNNDMLSWNEKILFGLGLVPAMLRGQNYLDKCDTKSWTDWLKEHNIPERVNDEVFIAMSKALNFIGPDEISSTVLLTALNRFLQEKNGSKMAFLDGAPPERLCQPMVDYITARGGEVHMNSPLRQINLNDDSTVKSFTIASLDKNEKKELTADAYVSAMPVDLFKLMIPKQWRGLDAFSKLDGLNGVPVINIHLWFDKKLTDIDHLLFSRSPLLSVYADMSITCKEYEDPNRSMLELVFAPAKDWINRSDQDIVDATMEELKKLFPTHFMGDDKTKLRKYKVVKTPRSVYKAVPGCQEFRPSQKSPIKNFFLAGDYTMQKYLASMEGAVLSGKLCAESINKKYSKSSQNVSS is encoded by the coding sequence ATGCGTGTTGTAATTGCTGGTGCTGGTTTAGCAGGTTTATCTTGCGCTAAATATTTAGTCGATAATGGACATATCCCGATTGTACTAGAAGCTAGAGATGTTCTAGGTGGGAAAGTTGCCGCATGGAAAGATGAAGATGGAGATTGGTATGAAACTGGTTTACATATATTTTTTGGAGCCTACCCAAATATGTTGCAACTTTTCAAGGAATTAGATATAGAAGATAGACTTCAATGGAAAAGTCATTCAATGATTTTTAATCAGCCATCAGAGCCCGGAACTTATAGTAGATTTGACTTTCCTGATATACCTGCCCCAGTAAATGGAGTTTCAGCAATACTTAGCAATAATGATATGCTTTCATGGAATGAAAAGATTCTATTTGGATTAGGTTTAGTGCCTGCAATGTTGAGAGGCCAAAATTACTTAGATAAATGTGATACAAAATCATGGACAGATTGGCTAAAAGAGCACAATATACCGGAAAGAGTGAATGATGAAGTTTTTATTGCGATGAGTAAAGCTCTTAATTTCATTGGACCGGATGAAATATCATCTACAGTTTTATTAACAGCATTAAACAGATTTTTACAAGAAAAAAATGGTTCTAAAATGGCATTCCTTGATGGGGCTCCTCCAGAAAGACTTTGCCAGCCAATGGTTGATTATATTACTGCTCGAGGTGGAGAAGTCCACATGAATAGTCCATTAAGGCAAATCAACCTTAATGATGACAGCACCGTCAAAAGTTTTACTATTGCCTCTTTAGATAAAAACGAAAAGAAAGAGCTCACGGCTGATGCTTATGTAAGTGCAATGCCCGTAGATCTCTTTAAATTAATGATCCCTAAACAATGGAGAGGATTAGATGCATTTTCAAAATTAGATGGTTTAAATGGTGTGCCAGTCATTAATATTCATTTATGGTTTGACAAAAAATTAACAGATATCGACCATCTACTATTTAGCAGATCACCACTTCTTAGTGTTTACGCAGATATGAGTATTACATGTAAAGAATACGAAGATCCAAATAGATCAATGCTTGAATTAGTTTTCGCACCAGCAAAAGATTGGATTAATAGAAGCGATCAAGACATCGTTGATGCAACTATGGAAGAGTTGAAGAAATTATTCCCAACACATTTCATGGGTGACGATAAAACCAAATTAAGAAAATATAAAGTAGTCAAAACACCAAGATCGGTCTACAAGGCAGTTCCTGGATGTCAAGAGTTTAGACCTAGTCAAAAATCACCAATAAAAAACTTTTTCTTAGCTGGTGATTATACAATGCAAAAATATTTAGCATCTATGGAAGGAGCTGTTTTAAGTGGTAAATTATGCGCGGAATCAATCAATAAGAAATATTCCAAATCCTCTCAAAATGTTTCTTCATAA
- a CDS encoding phytoene synthase: MKNSISQLDQAYEICRKETQQWAKTFYLGTLLLPQEKRKAIWAIYVWCRRTDEIMDSIEASTKSQDELSDNLDEWEENTKSVFKGNIKSELDLVLLDTIEKYPQSIKPYLDMIDGQRMDLNKFRYKDFDELKLYCYRVAGTVGLMTQNVMGIDSAYTSAPWSDMPDPSEAAIALGIANQLTNILRDVGEDRHRGRIYLPQADIEKFNYSEEELLKGKINNQWKALMNFQLTRAREWFQKSEDGIKWLSADARWPVWTSLRLYRGILDSIERLDYDVFNNRAFVKNSVKALEIPISFLISRIK; encoded by the coding sequence TTGAAAAATTCAATTTCTCAACTTGATCAAGCATACGAGATATGCCGAAAAGAAACTCAACAATGGGCTAAAACCTTTTATTTGGGTACTCTTTTATTACCTCAAGAAAAGAGAAAAGCTATTTGGGCTATTTACGTATGGTGTAGAAGAACAGATGAAATAATGGATAGCATAGAAGCCTCTACTAAATCACAAGATGAGCTTTCAGACAATTTAGATGAATGGGAAGAAAATACTAAAAGTGTGTTTAAAGGAAATATCAAATCTGAATTAGACTTAGTTTTATTAGATACCATCGAGAAATATCCACAAAGTATTAAACCCTATTTAGATATGATTGATGGACAGAGGATGGATCTGAATAAATTTAGATACAAAGATTTCGATGAATTAAAACTCTATTGTTATAGAGTCGCAGGAACTGTTGGTTTAATGACTCAAAATGTAATGGGGATTGATAGTGCTTATACATCAGCCCCGTGGAGTGACATGCCTGACCCCTCTGAAGCAGCTATAGCTCTAGGTATTGCAAATCAATTAACCAATATATTGAGAGATGTAGGGGAAGATAGACACAGAGGAAGAATTTATCTCCCGCAAGCAGATATTGAAAAATTTAATTATTCTGAAGAAGAACTGTTAAAAGGAAAAATAAACAATCAGTGGAAAGCACTGATGAACTTTCAATTAACAAGGGCACGCGAATGGTTCCAAAAGTCTGAGGATGGTATTAAGTGGCTATCTGCTGACGCAAGATGGCCAGTATGGACGTCTTTACGTCTTTATAGAGGGATATTAGATTCTATTGAAAGATTAGATTATGATGTCTTTAATAATAGGGCTTTTGTAAAAAATTCAGTAAAAGCTCTTGAAATCCCAATATCTTTTTTAATTTCTCGAATTAAGTAA
- a CDS encoding RNA recognition motif domain-containing protein, translating to MSIRIYIGNLPQGFNPKEFDTLLKSVSDSIRFKAVLDKETKECRGFGFATANNEDNADLLIQKLNGFEFNGSKLRVELSEKKDSASNKRNGGKLNNNKKRKNFKKIVHSDAPNLEAPDPRWAGELSKLKDLLANQKTPA from the coding sequence ATGAGCATTCGCATTTACATTGGCAACTTACCACAAGGATTTAATCCAAAAGAATTTGATACACTTTTAAAGTCAGTTTCTGACTCGATTAGATTTAAAGCAGTTCTAGATAAGGAAACTAAGGAATGCAGGGGGTTTGGTTTCGCAACAGCTAATAATGAAGATAATGCTGATTTATTAATTCAAAAGTTAAATGGTTTTGAATTTAATGGTTCTAAATTAAGAGTAGAGCTATCAGAAAAAAAAGATTCTGCTTCAAACAAAAGAAACGGTGGAAAATTAAACAACAATAAAAAGAGGAAAAACTTTAAGAAAATTGTTCATAGCGATGCTCCCAACCTAGAAGCTCCTGATCCAAGATGGGCTGGAGAATTATCTAAATTGAAAGATTTGTTAGCTAATCAGAAGACGCCTGCCTAG
- a CDS encoding CCA tRNA nucleotidyltransferase, with protein MKSSIHTDHTLIIDQLERSIKFHNLDLILGFLPKGSYLVGGYIRDIILARKTKKVDVDIVVPLNAIEIGKKIADSIGSKFIILDEKREVVRIILNHIYIDIANQVSSTIEGDLCSRDFSINSIAFLFDKKCLVDPLNGLKDLEISLLRTHSEKNLLNDPLRILRCFRFVSELNFKVDLNLITFIKKNKGKLYLVAKERINNEIQKIVHGASALDAVLLIKKLNIFATDNLSEDSFFLDLEKINYVELNQEEKEKFLPSFFIAQLLDVISLEKLKFSKAEIEKTKLLRKWHFLLEKKNIAQFSESDRFALHKELEMFLPIFIFHLPQNLRLNWLRRWRDNDDKLFHPSNLLNGDIIKKNLRIKDGPILGELLRYLSKELAYKRLNNFDEAIYKAKRWIEQNAPKCD; from the coding sequence ATGAAAAGTAGCATTCACACAGATCATACACTAATAATTGATCAATTAGAAAGAAGTATAAAATTTCATAATTTGGATTTAATATTAGGTTTTTTACCTAAAGGATCATATTTGGTTGGTGGTTACATAAGAGATATTATTTTGGCAAGAAAAACTAAAAAGGTAGATGTTGATATTGTGGTACCTTTAAATGCAATTGAAATTGGAAAAAAGATTGCAGATAGTATTGGATCAAAATTTATAATCTTAGATGAAAAAAGAGAAGTAGTAAGAATTATTCTTAATCATATTTATATTGATATTGCTAATCAGGTTTCATCTACGATAGAAGGAGATTTATGTTCTAGAGACTTTTCAATTAATTCAATTGCTTTTTTATTTGATAAGAAGTGTTTGGTTGATCCATTAAATGGTCTTAAAGATCTAGAGATTTCTTTGCTTAGAACTCATTCTGAAAAGAATTTACTAAATGATCCTTTACGAATATTAAGATGTTTTCGATTTGTTTCAGAATTGAATTTTAAAGTTGATCTTAATTTAATTACTTTCATTAAAAAAAATAAAGGGAAATTATATCTTGTCGCTAAAGAGAGGATTAATAATGAAATACAGAAAATAGTTCATGGAGCCAGCGCTCTTGATGCAGTATTGTTGATAAAAAAATTAAATATATTTGCTACTGATAATTTATCTGAAGATTCTTTTTTTTTGGATTTAGAGAAAATTAATTATGTAGAACTTAATCAGGAAGAAAAAGAAAAATTTTTGCCATCATTTTTTATTGCTCAATTATTAGACGTTATATCTTTAGAGAAACTTAAATTTAGTAAAGCTGAAATTGAAAAAACTAAGTTGTTAAGAAAATGGCACTTTTTGTTGGAGAAAAAAAATATCGCTCAATTTTCTGAATCAGATAGATTTGCATTACATAAAGAATTAGAGATGTTTCTTCCAATATTTATTTTTCATTTACCTCAAAACTTACGATTAAATTGGCTTCGTAGATGGCGCGACAATGATGATAAATTGTTTCATCCTTCAAACTTACTTAATGGTGACATAATCAAAAAAAATTTAAGAATAAAGGATGGGCCTATCCTAGGAGAGCTGTTACGGTATCTTTCTAAGGAACTTGCATATAAAAGATTAAATAATTTTGATGAAGCTATTTATAAAGCAAAGCGATGGATTGAACAAAATGCACCAAAATGTGATTAA
- a CDS encoding Ycf34 family protein produces MCICINCKWVDRCITYHDVENNHGVDHICDLPDFKAKKPLIHINIVKDNNGDYKTDWDVQSCESFENEFGKWSKCNPGMELPV; encoded by the coding sequence ATGTGCATTTGCATCAACTGTAAATGGGTTGATAGATGTATCACATATCATGATGTTGAGAATAATCATGGTGTTGATCATATTTGTGATCTTCCTGATTTTAAAGCAAAAAAACCATTGATTCATATCAATATAGTTAAGGACAATAATGGTGATTATAAAACTGATTGGGATGTTCAATCTTGTGAAAGTTTTGAAAATGAATTTGGTAAATGGTCTAAGTGTAATCCAGGTATGGAATTACCTGTTTAA
- a CDS encoding molecular chaperone: protein MTNKLKQRENYPILVIHSTDNSFGFGYRKNNTLESDELFIKKFDNDLCNNLVNDLDKFISKENLQKIKKLSVSIGPANFNASRLVVVLARTISQQINCPLDSFSAFEIMAKRIASKNNIFKNKKSFWIYKKLKRKGLIAGKYEIYHKEKDSSDLVIRETVLPKVVKELESKEVTFEANYDDKEDLKELLNLANKNLLNSNLDSWKKVLPLYPISPIN from the coding sequence ATGACAAATAAACTCAAACAAAGAGAAAATTACCCTATATTAGTCATTCACAGCACAGACAATTCTTTTGGCTTTGGGTATAGAAAAAACAATACCCTTGAATCTGATGAATTATTTATCAAAAAATTTGATAATGACCTTTGCAACAACTTAGTTAATGATCTTGACAAATTCATTTCCAAAGAAAATTTACAAAAAATAAAAAAGTTATCTGTCAGCATAGGGCCAGCAAATTTTAATGCTTCACGACTTGTTGTGGTTTTAGCAAGAACTATCTCACAACAGATAAATTGTCCTCTAGACAGTTTTAGTGCATTTGAAATAATGGCAAAAAGAATTGCATCAAAGAATAATATCTTTAAAAACAAAAAATCATTCTGGATTTACAAGAAATTAAAACGAAAGGGTTTAATTGCAGGTAAATATGAAATTTATCACAAAGAAAAAGACTCCTCTGATCTAGTCATCCGAGAAACAGTTTTACCTAAAGTTGTCAAAGAACTTGAGAGTAAAGAAGTTACTTTTGAGGCAAATTATGATGATAAAGAAGATTTAAAAGAACTATTAAACTTAGCAAATAAAAATTTATTAAATTCAAATTTAGATTCCTGGAAAAAAGTTTTGCCTCTTTACCCTATTTCTCCAATTAACTAA
- a CDS encoding lysophospholipid acyltransferase family protein: protein MKNDVFQKLIYQLVSNLFVLPIYKFVFRGQLIGRENIPQKNSYIMVSNHGSLLDPPLLGHALRRNISFMAKAELFKIPVLGFIIKACGAYPVKRGIVDKNTIKTACKKLSNENCIGIFIDGTRQKNGRVNKPKQGAALLAFKNQKLLLPVAIVNSHRLIRFKFFIPLFSKIVIKVGEPVQPPQSSSKNDLNSVTIYLQDKINNLIG, encoded by the coding sequence ATGAAAAATGATGTTTTTCAAAAATTAATCTATCAATTAGTTAGCAACTTGTTTGTATTGCCAATTTATAAATTTGTATTTAGAGGTCAATTAATAGGTAGAGAAAATATTCCGCAAAAAAATTCTTATATTATGGTTTCTAACCATGGTTCTTTGCTTGACCCTCCTTTGTTAGGACATGCTCTTAGACGTAATATATCTTTTATGGCCAAGGCAGAGCTATTTAAAATACCCGTACTTGGTTTTATTATCAAGGCTTGTGGAGCTTATCCTGTAAAAAGAGGAATTGTTGATAAAAATACCATTAAAACAGCTTGTAAAAAATTATCAAATGAAAATTGTATTGGAATATTTATTGATGGTACGCGTCAAAAAAATGGTCGAGTAAATAAGCCCAAACAAGGCGCAGCATTATTAGCTTTTAAAAATCAAAAATTATTATTGCCTGTTGCAATAGTTAATTCTCATAGACTAATAAGATTTAAATTCTTTATTCCTTTGTTTTCAAAAATTGTTATTAAAGTTGGAGAACCTGTTCAACCTCCACAAAGTTCATCAAAAAATGATCTGAATTCTGTAACAATTTACCTTCAAGATAAAATTAATAATTTGATTGGATAA
- the fabD gene encoding ACP S-malonyltransferase, protein MTVAWVFPGQGSQKIGMAKQIENLPSTKERFSYASEIFERNLFEICELNNDPTNPLSDLNYTRNTQICLFLVESILLDALKENGFKPTYVAGHSLGEITALYCAEVFSFEDCVSLIKVRSQLMVNAEQGSMAAVIGFDRNELNLLVKKSKDVVIANDNSSSQVVLSGSNEELDNLSKEISCKRFLKLNVSGAFHSPFMNKSAVKFSEYLKQIKFKYPSFPVISNYEPSLCDDPDELKVRLENQMCNGVRWRETMDLMAKDNDLHFVEVGPSNVLSGLAKRHMKDLKISQVSSSNQLTY, encoded by the coding sequence AGAGAGGTTTAGTTATGCTTCTGAGATATTTGAGAGAAATTTATTTGAAATTTGCGAGTTAAATAATGATCCAACAAATCCTCTTAGTGATTTGAATTATACAAGAAATACACAAATCTGCCTCTTTTTGGTTGAATCAATTTTATTAGATGCCTTAAAAGAAAATGGTTTTAAACCAACTTATGTTGCTGGGCATAGTCTGGGAGAAATAACTGCATTATATTGTGCGGAAGTTTTTTCATTCGAAGACTGTGTATCACTAATAAAAGTAAGATCTCAATTAATGGTAAATGCTGAGCAAGGATCTATGGCAGCAGTAATTGGTTTTGATAGAAATGAACTTAATTTATTAGTCAAAAAAAGTAAAGATGTTGTAATTGCTAATGATAATAGCTCTTCCCAAGTTGTCTTATCAGGATCTAATGAAGAGTTAGACAATCTATCGAAAGAAATTTCTTGTAAAAGATTCCTAAAATTAAATGTTTCAGGTGCATTCCATTCACCATTCATGAATAAATCTGCAGTTAAATTTTCTGAGTATTTAAAACAGATTAAGTTTAAATATCCTTCTTTCCCAGTAATAAGTAATTATGAACCTTCATTATGTGATGATCCTGATGAGCTTAAAGTGAGATTGGAAAATCAAATGTGTAATGGCGTAAGGTGGCGAGAAACTATGGATTTAATGGCAAAAGATAATGATCTTCATTTTGTTGAAGTTGGTCCATCAAATGTGCTTAGCGGTTTAGCAAAAAGACATATGAAAGATTTAAAAATTTCTCAAGTTTCATCTTCTAATCAACTAACTTATTAA